GCGGAAGCGGCGATCGGCGAGAAAGGCGCACACTCCGCCGCCGGGCGTGCGGCGGTGGGACCGTGACGCCGCCACTCGCGACGGCCGTCCTCGGCGCGGCCGCTCCGGCCACGGCCACGTCGACGGCGAGCGGCGCGCACGACGTGCTGCTGGACGTGATCGCCGTCAGCAACGTCCTGGTTCTCGGGTACTTCCTGGCGATCAACACCGGCTATCTCACGCTGGTCCTCATCGCGGCCGGCGACTTCGTCCGGCATCTGCGCCGCACGCCGTTCGCCGGCTACGACGATGCCTCCGCCAGTCCCTTCACGCTTCCGGTGTCGCTCATCGTGCCCGCGTACAACGAGGAGGCCGGGATCGTGGACGCGGTGCAGGCGCTGCTCCTGCTGCGCCATCCCTCGTTCGAGGTGGTCGTGGTCGACGACGGTTCCACCGACGCCACCCTGGACCGGCTCCGTGAGGCCTTCGACCTCGTCGAGGTGCCCCATGTCGTCTCCACCGAGGTGCCCGTGCGCGGCGCCGTGGAGTCGGTCCACCTGCCCAGGAGCGGCCCGGTGTCGCTGATCGTGGCTCGCAAGCGCAACGGCGGCAAGGCCGACGCCCTCAACGTCGGCATCAATCTGGCCCGCTATCCGCTCCTGTGCATGGTCGACGCGGACTCGATCCTCGACTCGCAGGCGCTGCTCGCGATCTCCAAGCCCTTCGCCGACGACCCGCTGCGGGTCGTGGGCGCCGGGGGTGTGATCGGCATCGCCAACGGCTGCACCGTCGTGGCCGGCCGTGTCGTGCGGGTCCGCATGCCCCACCGGCTGCTGGCGAAGATCCAGACGGTGGAGTACATGCGGGCCTTCCTGCTCGGCCGGACGGGCTGGTCGCGGATCGGCGGCCTGCTGGTGATCGCCGGTGCCTTCGGGATGTTCCGGCGCGACGCGGTGGTCGCCGTCGGCGGGCTCGATCCGGACTGCC
The nucleotide sequence above comes from Streptomyces sp. TLI_235. Encoded proteins:
- a CDS encoding cellulose synthase/poly-beta-1,6-N-acetylglucosamine synthase-like glycosyltransferase; protein product: MTPPLATAVLGAAAPATATSTASGAHDVLLDVIAVSNVLVLGYFLAINTGYLTLVLIAAGDFVRHLRRTPFAGYDDASASPFTLPVSLIVPAYNEEAGIVDAVQALLLLRHPSFEVVVVDDGSTDATLDRLREAFDLVEVPHVVSTEVPVRGAVESVHLPRSGPVSLIVARKRNGGKADALNVGINLARYPLLCMVDADSILDSQALLAISKPFADDPLRVVGAGGVIGIANGCTVVAGRVVRVRMPHRLLAKIQTVEYMRAFLLGRTGWSRIGGLLVIAGAFGMFRRDAVVAVGGLDPDCLGEDAELVVRLHHYLRGTGHDYRIVFVGEPISWSEAPETLRVLGRQRRRWHRGLTEVLLKHRGMIGNPRYGRVGLVALPFYVLFELCAPVVELAGLVLVPLGLLIGAVDLGFLWRFLLASYGYAMVISLLSILAEEYAFHRYSRWRDISSAVLGAAAENLGYRQFTAWWRVRGIWDAVHGAPKVWGVMTRRGFAAEPTEGDRQ